A genomic window from Carassius auratus strain Wakin chromosome 19, ASM336829v1, whole genome shotgun sequence includes:
- the LOC113120199 gene encoding HRAS-like suppressor 3: IEISRGLYKHWVIYVGYGYVIHHQSVPSVISFSVAVYSSTGDTMNKENLENVAGNEEYQINNQLDNKHEPRPIEDILQEAESLVGRGFSYNVATSNCEHFATMLRYSNTELNYTDATYKCLKVTGLETVN; this comes from the exons ATTGAAATCTCCAGAGGGCTATATAAACACTGGGTGATTTATGTTGGATATGGATATGTGATTCacca TCAGTCAGTTCCATCGGTCATTTCTTTCTCTGTAGCGGTGTATTCTAGCACTGGAGACACAATGAATAAAGAAAACCTTGAGAATGTGGCTGGCAATGAAGAATACCAAATCAACAATCAACTAGATAACAAACATGAGCCACGTCCCATTGAAGATATTCTACAGGAAGCAGAAAGCCTTGTGGGAAGGGGATTTTCATATAATGTGGCAACAAGCAACTGTGAGCACTTTGCTACAATGTTGAGATACTCAAATACAGAATTAAATTATACTGATGCTACTTATAAATGTCTCAAAGTCACAGGATTAGAGACTGTC AATTGA